A segment of the Cohnella algarum genome:
AAAATGAGCGGCCGTTCCGGCCGTTCTCTTTTCGAGACGAACGCCGCTTGCGCTTTACGTCCCGGTGTGGCCGAAGCCGCCCGCTCCCCGCACCGTTTCGGAAAGCTCCTCCACTTCGGCAAACCGCACTTGCGGCACCGTTTGAAACACCATTTGCGCGATGCGCTCGCCGCGGTTGATCGCGAACGGTTCCCGGCCGAGGTTGATCAGCAGCACCTTCACTTCGCCCCGGTAATCCGCGTCGATCGTGCCCGGCGAATTAAGGCACGTAATGCCGTGTTTGTAGGCCAGCCCGCTGCGGGGCCGCACCTGGGCCTCCAATTCGCGGGGCATCGCCATCGCAAAGCCCGTCGGGATCAAAGCCCGCTCTCCCGGCCCGAGAACGACCGGCTCGGTTACGGCCGCGTGAAGATCGAACCCCGCCGCCCATTCGGACATTTTTTGCGGGAGCGCGATGTCTTCATTCCCCGGCAGCCGCTTCAACTGTACTGGATACAATGAATTCCCTCCCGATTCCTTCAAGCGCTTTCTCCTGTCCGCCGACCAGCGCGATCGAACAAGGTTCCGCCATTACTTTTTCCAGCATGCCTTTAACGTCTTCCATCGAAATCGAATCGATGCGCTCGAGCATTTCGTCGAGCGTGAAATGCCTTCCCAGCATGAGCTCGTTTTTCCCGATGCGGTTCATCAGGCTGCTCGTGCTTTCCAGGCTCAAAATGAGATTCCCTTTAAGCTGTTCCTTGCCCCGGACAACCTCCGCCTCGGTCAGGCCCTTGTCTCTCAGCTCCTGGAGCATCTCCATCGTCAAATCGTAAACGTCCCGCGTCTGCTTGGGCGCGGTGCCCGCGTATACCGTCAGCAGGCCGCTGTCCGCATAGGACGTATGGTAAGAGTAAACCGAATATGCGAGGCCGCGCTTTTCCCGGATTTCCTGGAACAGCCTGGAGCTCATGCCGCCGCCGATCGAATTATTGAGCAGAATCATGGCATAAAGCTTCGGATCGTCGATCGCGCAGCC
Coding sequences within it:
- the dut gene encoding dUTP diphosphatase, translating into MYPVQLKRLPGNEDIALPQKMSEWAAGFDLHAAVTEPVVLGPGERALIPTGFAMAMPRELEAQVRPRSGLAYKHGITCLNSPGTIDADYRGEVKVLLINLGREPFAINRGERIAQMVFQTVPQVRFAEVEELSETVRGAGGFGHTGT